One window of the Pyxicephalus adspersus chromosome 5, UCB_Pads_2.0, whole genome shotgun sequence genome contains the following:
- the LOC140330676 gene encoding myelin P2 protein-like encodes MVDQFIGTWKLCDSQGFDEYMQKLGVGFATRKAGAVAKPNVIISKNGDEICLRTESTLKNTEMKFKLGEEFDETTADSRKTKTLITCDDGVLRQVQKWDGKETTIIRELKNGQMVVTCTLDDVKCVRVYDKVKA; translated from the exons ATGGTGGATCAATTCATTGGAACCTGGAAGCTGTGTGACAGCCAGGGCTTTGATGAATATATGCAAAAACTAG GGGTTGGCTTTGCCACCAGAAAAGCGGGTGCCGTGGCAAAACCCAACGTGATCATTTCTAAAAATGGTGATGAGATCTGCCTTAGAACAGAGAGTACTCTGAAAAACACAGAGATGAAGTTCAAACTTGGAGAGGAGTTTGATGAGACAACTGCAGACAGCAGGAAAACTAAG ACCCTTATAACCTGTGATGACGGAGTGCTCAGACAGGTGCAGAAATGGGATGGAAAGGAGACTACTATCATAAGGGAACTGAAGAATGGACAGATGGTGGTG acctGCACACTAGATGATGTGAAATGCGTCCGTGTGTATGACAAAGTGAAGGCCTAA